The segment ATTGAAAACTGCATATGCAATAATAGCTCTCGAAAGAGATACCCTTACCCTGTTATTGAGGTAATAATATTACCTCTTGAGAAATGACGAACTGTTCATATTTTCATTACAATATGATACAATATTATAGGATAAAATGGAGAAGTAAATGAAGATAAAGTGGATGCATGCAAGAATGTTCATGGCTTGAGATTATAATCAATTGTAACATATGATCTAAGATCAGAGGTGTGACTAAATGAGAACTCATTTTGACTGGGGCCTGAAAATAAAAATGCACGAAGTCAAGAAATGCTACATTATTTCTTGACGCAATCACAATTAGTTCAAACAAGTTGTTCACTAAGATAATGACTTTGGATTAGATCAACAATTCtacattattttttgtttttaaattgtGTCCAGTTTATTCACCATCAAACTACATTCTTGAGCTGAGTAGCTTGCAACGAAGCCATTGATTTTAGACCTTCAGAGAAATGTTTTACTCAACGGGTAGACGACGGAGCTTTGCCAGCAAGAAAGGCAGTGAAGAAAGCCAAGGAACTGCTTGGTTTGAACGTTGGCACATCATGGCCAGCTCCTCTAAATGTTGCAAAAGTTAGCCCCTCGTACTCTTGTAGCCATCCAGCCACCTGGGGACGAAATGTACCAGATTTTTGTTAGCACATCGGTTTACGTAGAATCGAAGTATGTGGTTTCATGCATGCGTGCACCTGTCGGCACTCGTATGCATGAATATGTCAGTGCATCATAAATCAAGTGATGTATGATTCACTGCAGCACCTGTTTCTTATGGTACCATGGCCTCCAGGGACCAACTGTAGGCAATCCCTAGGGTGTCCAAACAGTATCTTGTTGACAGCACTGGGACTCTTCCATCTGTGTCACCACTGGACAAGCAAACAAGGATTTCATGGATGTCATGATCATGGAAATATTAACATAGTAAGCTGATGGATCATGGGATGTCAGCTTCGAGATCATACCTATAGACCCATATCCTGAGCCCTCCTGCAATCAGCTTCTTGTATATGGGGAGAACAGAGGGCATCGAGTCCTTCCACTCGTTAAAAATTTGTTTGCTGTGCTCAGTTTAAACATTTCTATAAGCACAATcaccaaaaataagaaaaacacACTCACacatagaaagagagagagagagagagttactTGCAGATGCTCCAGTTCCTGATGTTGTGGCCATCACTAGCATGGAGGGCCTTCTGAACATCTGGTCTGTTGTAGAAAGATGTTGTGTAACCATCAAGGCATGGATCGTAGCTACCCATGATCCTCGGTATCTAATCAATCATGTTAATCATAGTCAATCCATTGTAGGCGCAGTAAAAAAATCCGATTTTTGGGTTATTATTATGCAGTAAACTCCTGAGATATTTAAAACAATTTTGCTTCTCTCACATTTTATATGGGAAATTCTTGAATTAAAATTGTATAGGATACCTAGTATCATAGctcataaaaatttaaaaatcctCGATAAACATTGAAATGATCAAGCACTTTGCATATATTTCCATAAAATCATTATGATAACTTGGTATTTATTATTGAAATTGATACTGTTTATTTGATCACCATAATGTGTCCGCACTTCATAATGAAGaagaattatatattttatatgactaAAAATAATCTTGTTTTGGTAGGTAATTTCAAATAATCATTCTTATTTGGAAATTTTCCCttcaaaataattatcaatattgcTCAGGCATTAGTCTTTTTTGTGAACTCTCAGAAAAATGTCAGATCCTTGTGGAAAACGGAGTGGTCTGTTGCAATATTTATAGGTAATTGGTGGTGGCAACTAAAACTGCAATCAACAAGTCTCTTACCATCTTGGAGGTGGACTTGAACATGAGTAGTCTTCTTCCACCATTGTTGGAACCTGATGAGTTCTGGATGCAGGTTGGAGTGTATAGACTGTAGATATCAATTTCACCATATTGTTTAAGGACCTCTCGACAGCATCCCGACATTTAGTGTTGTTCCATGGGTCATCACTGTCAAATTTGCAGTTATCTCTGGTGATGTCATGTGTTGCATCCGAGACGATGGCATGGCTCCAAGCATAATCCACCAAACCTGCCAGTCATGACTATCAGAGGTTTCAGGATTACCCAACTACAAAAAACAGGAACAAGAATAGTGAACTCGAGTTAAATGAGATCATGAGACATCCATCCATCAGACTACTTGTGTGTGAAAATTACCGCAGACATAACATACAAGGAGACAATCAAGAAAACCTTACAGCCTTGTTAGTTTCGGTATCCTTGACTATGAGAAACATGCGCCATTGAATCTTATCAGTCAAGCTATGTATGCTTCATAAAAATTTGGTAAGCAAGACATGTCACTGCTCAGTCTTGCAGGACTAATGACAGATGCTTGTTGAACATATGATTAACTTATTTAAGCAGTAAACCGATGTTGTCCACTAATCAACATCCATAGAAGAAATAAAGGAATTTTAATTGCTGTTATGGGCTGAAATCAGACTGGAGATTATAGATAATAAAACACAAGAGGGAGGAATACCAAGAAACCCTTGAGGTCTATAAACAATGAAGGATTCTTGT is part of the Phoenix dactylifera cultivar Barhee BC4 unplaced genomic scaffold, palm_55x_up_171113_PBpolish2nd_filt_p 001775F, whole genome shotgun sequence genome and harbors:
- the LOC120109080 gene encoding serine carboxypeptidase-like 31, translated to MQESMFRELAELIYDMNKNPSLFIDLKGFLLGNPETSDSHDWQVWWIMLGAMPSSRMQHMTSPEITANLTNSSGSNNGGRRLLMFKSTSKMIPRIMGSYDPCLDGYTTSFYNRPDVQKALHASDGHNIRNWSICNKQIFNEWKDSMPSVLPIYKKLIAGGLRIWVYSGDTDGRVPVLSTRYCLDTLGIAYSWSLEAMVAGWLQEYEGLTFATFRGAGHDVPTFKPSSSLAFFTAFLAGKAPSSTR